From the genome of Miscanthus floridulus cultivar M001 chromosome 10, ASM1932011v1, whole genome shotgun sequence, one region includes:
- the LOC136486901 gene encoding 14-3-3-like protein GF14-D — MSPSEPTREESVYMAKLAEQAERYEEMVEFMERVARSAGGAGGGEELSVEERNLLSVAYKNVIGARRASWRIISSIEQKEEGRGNEAHAASIRAYRSKIEAELARICDGILALLDSHLVPSAGTAESKVFYLKMKGDYHRYLAEFKSGAERKDAAESTMNAYKAAQDIALADLAPTHPIRLGLALNFSVFYYEILNSPDRACNLAKQAFDEAISELDSLGEESYKDSTLIMQLLRDNLTLWTSDTNEDGGDEIKEAAAPKESAEGQ; from the exons ATGTCGCCGTCGGAGCCGACGCGAGAGGAGAGCGTGTACATGGCCAAGCTGGCGGAGCAGGCGGAGCGGTACGAGGAGATGGTCGAGTTCATGGAGCGCGTGGCGCGCTCCGCGGGCGGCGCAGGGGGCGGTGAGGAGCTCTCCGTGGAGGAGCGCAACCTGCTGTCCGTCGCCTACAAGAACGTCATCGGCGCCCGCAGGGCCTCGTGGCGGATCATCTCCTCCATCGAGCAGAAGGAGGAGGGCCGCGGGAACGAGGCGCACGCCGCCTCCATCCGCGCCTACCGCTCCAAGATCGAGGCCGAGCTCGCCCGCATCTGCGACGGCATCCTCGCGCTGCTCGACTCCCACCTCGTCCCATCCGCCGGCACCGCCGAGTCCAAGGTCTTCTACCTCAAGATGAAGGGCGACTACCACAG GTACCTTGCTGAGTTCAAGTCAGGTGCAGAGAGGAAGGATGCTGCGGAGAGCACCATGAATGCTTACAAAGCTGCTCAG GATATTGCTCTTGCTGATCTGGCTCCAACCCACCCCATCAGGCTTGGGCTGGCACTCAACTTCTCAGTGTTCTACTATGAGATCCTGAACTCCCCTGATCGTGCTTGCAACCTTGCAAAACAG GCTTTTGATGAGGCAATCTCTGAGCTAGACAGCCTGGGAGAGGAGTCCTACAAGGACAGCACTCTGATCATGCAGCTCCTGCGTGACAACTTGACCCTATGGACTTCCGACACCAAC GAGGATGGCGGCGATGAGATCAAGGAAGCTGCTGCCCCAAAAGAATCCGCAGAGGGTCAGTAA